A portion of the Chryseobacterium tructae genome contains these proteins:
- the rplI gene encoding 50S ribosomal protein L9, translated as MDIILKQDVENLGLEFDTVSVKPGYARNFLLPQGIALLATPKNKAALEATLEARKEEEAKLIAAANAVVDQLKKTSITIPAKVGSGDKLFGSINNADLSAALAKAGVSVEKKYIKIPGNTIKRTGRVTANIRLHRNVEYNFEFDIVSDAPVVAAPAAKKEEAKSEEA; from the coding sequence ATGGATATCATCCTAAAACAAGACGTAGAAAACTTAGGACTTGAGTTTGATACAGTAAGCGTAAAGCCAGGTTATGCTAGAAACTTCTTACTTCCTCAAGGAATTGCACTTTTAGCAACTCCTAAAAACAAAGCAGCTCTTGAAGCAACTTTGGAAGCTAGAAAAGAAGAAGAAGCTAAATTAATCGCTGCTGCTAACGCTGTAGTAGATCAATTGAAGAAAACTTCTATTACTATTCCTGCAAAAGTAGGTTCTGGTGATAAATTATTCGGATCTATCAACAATGCAGATCTTTCTGCTGCTCTTGCTAAAGCTGGAGTTTCTGTAGAGAAGAAATACATCAAAATTCCAGGGAACACTATTAAGAGAACTGGTAGAGTAACTGCAAACATCAGACTACACAGAAACGTTGAGTACAATTTCGAATTCGATATCGTATCTGACGCTCCAGTTGTAGCTGCACCTGCTGCAAAGAAAGAAGAAGCTAAATCTGAAGAAGCTTAA
- a CDS encoding helix-turn-helix domain-containing protein: protein MAKVRRLASDMICETRKRFAHLRHFKNSSYLYFMNDSHFKAVEDEDAEFYVYHVLTGNITTEIHYHSSAQLVYAEGGIVHVFTDLKHWYLPARYFMWIPAGTPHYLFSTSPKVNLYNFYFKKEENENGFFDEINIYSVNELLREMILYTKDWDGKITKNDGSKYFFLKALKGILPEKRDKKLPFPVQHPFPKDETLLKIARYIHENLDKPLTIESTAKEFGMGTRTLSRKFKETLGMNYVRFLRALRITRSLELMLEGKYNMYEIAMMVGYNSLSSFSNIFKKVIGVAPTEYQQKLRGDR, encoded by the coding sequence ATGGCAAAGGTACGGCGACTAGCATCCGACATGATTTGTGAAACAAGAAAAAGATTTGCTCATTTGCGCCATTTTAAAAATTCTTCCTATCTTTATTTCATGAATGACAGTCATTTTAAAGCCGTCGAGGATGAAGATGCAGAATTTTACGTGTATCATGTGCTTACCGGAAACATCACAACAGAGATCCATTATCATAGTTCTGCGCAACTGGTCTATGCAGAGGGTGGTATTGTACATGTTTTTACAGATCTTAAGCACTGGTATCTTCCGGCAAGATATTTTATGTGGATTCCTGCCGGAACGCCTCATTATCTTTTTTCTACCAGTCCAAAAGTGAATTTATATAATTTTTATTTTAAAAAAGAAGAAAATGAAAATGGCTTTTTTGATGAAATTAATATTTATTCAGTCAATGAATTGCTTCGTGAGATGATTTTATATACGAAAGACTGGGATGGGAAAATCACAAAAAATGATGGTTCTAAATATTTTTTTCTTAAAGCTTTAAAAGGCATTTTACCGGAAAAAAGAGATAAGAAACTCCCTTTTCCCGTTCAGCATCCCTTTCCAAAAGATGAAACTTTATTAAAAATAGCCAGATACATCCATGAGAATCTCGATAAACCTCTTACCATTGAGTCTACGGCCAAAGAATTTGGAATGGGTACAAGAACCCTGTCAAGAAAGTTTAAGGAGACTTTAGGGATGAATTACGTCCGTTTTCTGCGCGCTTTAAGGATTACCCGTTCTTTGGAATTAATGCTGGAAGGAAAATACAATATGTACGAAATAGCGATGATGGTAGGCTACAATAGCTTGTCCTCCTTTAGTAATATTTTCAAAAAAGTAATTGGAGTTGCTCCTACGGAATATCAGCAGAAATTGAGGGGAGATAGGTAG
- a CDS encoding TolC family protein, with the protein MIDYQHLGLQQAIEIGLKNNKNIQISHLKQEMSVTKEKDLKMEKLPDIEFHTSYNQVTNLFQYQDGVFNKPTKYDAINGMYDFTLSASIPVYMGGKIKNTEKKAAIDTEISALKTHLDERQLTMEIITAFLQIHHLKEQQNLINDKMKEDSVNIKQVKALKANGVVTVNEVLRTSLQLSNHKMSWTELDNDIQIAEHKLKTILSLPEPQEMHVDTEDLISDKAAIPYIEELTETALNKNESVGITHKNLSLKELDQKLTKANYLPKVTAGGEYFLKYPNMMFFPPEPYAYRLGMIGLNLTYPIENLYKNKYKMQEARENIDLAKLQIEENEEKVRHNVYEAYKKFEETDQKVKIAEEAIDQAKENYRIVRTKYANKLSLITELIDADNTYLEAESNLISVKINRQLKYYQLQYTIGNL; encoded by the coding sequence ATGATAGATTACCAACACCTTGGCTTACAACAGGCTATAGAAATTGGTTTAAAAAACAACAAAAATATCCAGATAAGCCATTTAAAACAGGAAATGTCCGTCACCAAGGAAAAAGACCTAAAAATGGAAAAGCTTCCGGATATTGAATTTCATACCAGCTACAATCAGGTGACCAATCTTTTTCAATATCAGGATGGCGTATTTAATAAACCTACAAAATATGATGCTATCAATGGAATGTATGATTTTACTTTATCAGCTTCTATTCCCGTTTATATGGGCGGAAAAATTAAAAACACTGAAAAAAAAGCAGCGATTGATACTGAAATTTCAGCCTTGAAAACGCATCTTGATGAAAGACAGCTTACCATGGAAATTATCACCGCTTTTTTACAAATCCATCATTTAAAGGAACAACAAAACCTGATTAACGATAAGATGAAAGAAGATTCTGTCAATATTAAACAGGTAAAAGCCTTGAAAGCAAATGGAGTGGTAACCGTAAATGAGGTTTTAAGAACGTCTTTACAGCTTTCTAACCACAAGATGAGCTGGACAGAGCTGGATAATGATATCCAAATTGCCGAACATAAGCTGAAAACAATACTTTCTCTTCCTGAACCTCAGGAAATGCATGTGGACACGGAAGACTTAATCTCTGATAAAGCCGCCATTCCTTATATTGAAGAGTTAACAGAAACGGCTCTCAACAAGAACGAGTCTGTAGGAATCACCCACAAAAACCTTTCATTAAAGGAATTAGATCAAAAGCTCACCAAGGCCAATTATTTACCCAAAGTAACGGCTGGTGGGGAATATTTCCTGAAGTATCCGAATATGATGTTCTTTCCGCCTGAACCTTATGCTTATCGTTTAGGAATGATCGGGCTGAACCTTACCTATCCTATCGAAAATCTGTACAAAAACAAATATAAGATGCAGGAAGCCAGGGAAAATATTGATCTCGCGAAGCTTCAAATTGAAGAAAATGAAGAAAAGGTAAGACACAATGTATATGAGGCTTATAAAAAGTTTGAAGAAACCGATCAGAAAGTAAAAATTGCAGAAGAAGCTATTGACCAAGCGAAAGAAAATTACCGTATTGTAAGAACAAAATACGCGAACAAGCTAAGTCTTATCACAGAACTCATTGATGCTGACAATACTTATCTGGAAGCAGAATCCAATCTTATTTCCGTAAAAATTAACAGACAACTCAAATATTATCAACTCCAATATACGATTGGGAACTTATAA